A portion of the Streptomyces sp. YPW6 genome contains these proteins:
- a CDS encoding AMP-binding protein, whose translation MEPNSSPNTPTAAADASVRVPGAPHEPTGRTAGAHRDTFARDHLPPPEQWPEILLEDPAPRYPDRLNCGHELLDRTVEEYGPGRPALRSGDGGVWSYGELRETVDRIAHVLTEDLGVVPGNRVLLRGPTTPWLAACWLAVMKAGAVAVTVLAQARAAELATICSLARIGHALCDARSVEDLAKADVDGLRITLFGGDGPGDLTRLAEAKAGPYRAVDTAADEVALIAFTSGTTGRPKGCMHLHRDLLAIADTFSRQVLRPSPDDVFAGSPPLGFTFGLGGLLVFPLRAGASTLLLEQAGPQHLLPALVRHRVSVLFTAPTAYRTMLGQLDGHDLSALRRCVSAGENLPEATWRAWYEATGLRIINGIGATELLHIFISAADDAIRPGTTGVPVPGWQARVVDEHGEELPDGEPGLLAVRGPVGCRYLADPRQTEYVRHGWNLTGDTFVREPDGYFRYVARADDMIISSGYNIAGPEVEDALLRHPEVAEAAVVGRPDELRGEIVVAHVVLTEGSEQTPDSLRAHMKAGLAPHKCPRVFVFHSSLPRTATGKLQRFLLREDTP comes from the coding sequence ATGGAGCCGAATTCCTCGCCGAACACGCCCACAGCCGCCGCAGACGCGTCCGTACGCGTCCCCGGCGCGCCTCACGAGCCGACCGGGCGCACCGCCGGCGCCCACCGGGACACCTTCGCGCGCGACCACCTCCCACCGCCGGAGCAGTGGCCGGAAATCCTCCTGGAGGATCCCGCGCCGCGTTACCCCGACCGGCTGAACTGCGGGCACGAGCTGCTGGACCGCACCGTAGAGGAGTACGGCCCCGGCCGTCCCGCCCTGCGCTCCGGCGACGGCGGCGTCTGGAGCTACGGCGAACTGCGGGAGACCGTGGACCGCATCGCCCACGTCCTGACGGAGGACCTGGGGGTGGTGCCGGGCAACCGGGTGCTCCTGCGCGGGCCCACCACCCCCTGGCTGGCCGCCTGCTGGCTCGCCGTCATGAAGGCGGGCGCGGTCGCCGTCACCGTCCTGGCCCAGGCGCGCGCCGCGGAACTGGCCACCATCTGCTCGCTCGCGCGCATCGGCCACGCCCTGTGCGACGCCCGCTCCGTGGAGGACCTGGCGAAGGCGGACGTGGACGGGCTGCGGATCACCCTGTTCGGCGGGGACGGGCCCGGCGACCTCACCCGGCTGGCGGAGGCCAAGGCGGGTCCGTACCGGGCTGTGGACACGGCCGCCGACGAGGTCGCGCTCATCGCATTCACCTCGGGAACCACCGGACGCCCCAAGGGGTGCATGCATCTGCACCGGGACCTCCTGGCCATCGCCGACACCTTCTCCCGCCAGGTGCTGCGCCCCTCGCCCGACGACGTGTTCGCGGGCAGTCCGCCCCTGGGCTTCACCTTCGGTCTGGGCGGGCTGCTGGTCTTCCCGCTGCGGGCCGGGGCCTCGACGCTGCTGCTGGAACAGGCGGGCCCGCAGCATCTGCTGCCCGCGCTGGTCCGGCACCGGGTCTCGGTGCTGTTCACCGCGCCGACGGCCTACCGCACGATGCTCGGCCAGCTGGACGGCCACGACCTGTCCGCGCTGCGCCGCTGCGTGTCGGCCGGGGAGAACCTGCCGGAGGCGACCTGGCGGGCCTGGTACGAGGCCACCGGGCTGCGGATCATCAACGGCATCGGGGCCACCGAACTGCTGCACATCTTCATCTCCGCCGCCGACGACGCGATCCGGCCGGGGACGACGGGCGTGCCCGTGCCCGGCTGGCAGGCCCGGGTGGTGGACGAGCACGGGGAGGAGCTGCCGGACGGCGAGCCGGGCCTGCTGGCCGTACGCGGCCCGGTCGGCTGCCGCTATCTCGCCGACCCGCGCCAGACGGAGTACGTCCGGCACGGCTGGAATCTGACCGGCGACACCTTCGTCCGCGAACCCGACGGCTACTTCCGCTACGTGGCCCGCGCCGACGACATGATCATCTCCTCCGGCTACAACATCGCGGGCCCCGAGGTGGAGGACGCCCTGCTGCGCCATCCGGAGGTCGCCGAGGCCGCCGTGGTGGGCCGGCCGGACGAACTGCGCGGCGAGATCGTGGTGGCGCACGTGGTGCTGACCGAGGGCTCGGAGCAGACGCCGGACTCGCTGCGCGCCCATATGAAGGCCGGCCTGGCCCCGCACAAGTGCCCGCGCGTCTTCGTGTTCCACAGCTCGCTCCCCCGCACCGCGACCGGCAAACTCCAGCGGTTCCTGCTCCGGGAGGACACCCCCTAG
- a CDS encoding DM13 domain-containing protein — MGRVRGTLTRPVVAGALVVAVALVGVGLYWFQPWKLWQDDTVQEALPGAAVAEPAESSTDEPATPQGTPAPEPAEPATVATGELISHEHATSGTVKLLRLGDGSHVVRLENLDTSNGPDLRVWLTDAPVKEGRAGWSVFDDGLYQNLGKLKGNKGSHNYRLPADLDPAAFTSVSIWCDRFDVSFGAAELARV, encoded by the coding sequence ATGGGGCGGGTGCGCGGAACGCTGACGCGGCCGGTGGTCGCGGGGGCGCTGGTGGTGGCCGTGGCGCTGGTGGGCGTGGGGCTCTACTGGTTCCAGCCGTGGAAGCTGTGGCAGGACGACACCGTTCAGGAGGCCCTGCCCGGGGCGGCGGTCGCGGAGCCCGCGGAGAGCTCGACGGACGAACCGGCGACTCCGCAGGGGACTCCCGCTCCCGAACCGGCGGAGCCGGCGACCGTGGCCACCGGCGAGCTGATCAGCCACGAGCACGCCACGTCCGGCACGGTGAAGCTGCTGCGGCTCGGCGACGGCTCGCACGTCGTGAGGCTGGAGAACCTCGACACCAGCAACGGCCCGGATCTCCGGGTGTGGCTCACCGACGCACCGGTGAAGGAGGGCCGGGCCGGATGGTCCGTCTTCGACGACGGGCTGTACCAGAACCTCGGCAAGCTGAAGGGCAACAAGGGGTCCCACAACTACCGGCTGCCCGCCGATCTCGACCCGGCGGCCTTCACCAGCGTCAGCATCTGGTGCGACCGGTTCGACGTCTCCTTCGGCGCCGCCGAGCTGGCCCGCGTCTGA
- a CDS encoding RidA family protein has translation MSPSHRINPAELSPPTGFSHAVVATGGHLVFLAGQTALDPEGKVVGATLPEQFTLALGNLLTALHAAGGAPADLARVTVYATDVDDYRSHSAELGRIWRRLAGRDYPAMAVIGVARLWDEQAMVEIDGVAVLP, from the coding sequence ATGAGTCCGTCCCACCGGATCAACCCGGCCGAACTCTCCCCGCCCACCGGTTTCAGCCATGCGGTCGTCGCGACCGGCGGGCACCTGGTCTTCCTCGCCGGGCAGACCGCCCTCGACCCGGAGGGCAAGGTCGTCGGGGCCACCCTGCCCGAGCAGTTCACGCTCGCGCTCGGCAATCTGCTCACCGCTCTCCACGCGGCCGGCGGCGCCCCCGCCGACCTCGCCCGGGTCACCGTCTACGCCACGGACGTGGACGACTACCGCTCCCACTCCGCCGAGCTGGGCCGGATCTGGCGCAGGCTCGCGGGGCGCGACTACCCGGCCATGGCCGTCATCGGGGTCGCCCGGCTCTGGGACGAACAGGCGATGGTCGAGATCGACGGGGTCGCGGTTCTCCCGTGA
- a CDS encoding (4Fe-4S)-binding protein gives MTSQPPPRPAAKSYDGEGIVVGFDSHRCLHAAECVRRLPAVFDVGRRPWAQPDNAPADEVAEVIRRCPSGALQYRRTDGMPDEVPDVPTHVSLHADGVLHLRGDLEVATPSGPRRETRVMLCGCGATAATPYCDHSGPCAGHG, from the coding sequence GTGACCAGCCAGCCGCCCCCACGCCCCGCCGCCAAGTCCTACGACGGCGAGGGCATCGTCGTCGGCTTCGACTCCCACCGCTGCCTGCACGCCGCCGAATGCGTCCGCAGACTCCCGGCCGTCTTCGACGTCGGCCGCCGCCCCTGGGCCCAGCCCGACAACGCCCCCGCCGACGAGGTCGCGGAGGTCATCCGCCGCTGCCCGAGCGGCGCCCTCCAGTACCGCCGCACCGACGGCATGCCCGACGAGGTCCCGGACGTCCCCACCCACGTGTCGCTCCACGCCGACGGCGTCCTGCACCTGCGGGGGGACCTCGAAGTCGCCACCCCGTCCGGCCCCCGCCGCGAGACCCGGGTGATGCTCTGCGGCTGCGGCGCCACCGCCGCCACACCGTACTGCGACCACAGCGGGCCCTGCGCCGGGCACGGATGA
- a CDS encoding PaaX family transcriptional regulator C-terminal domain-containing protein produces the protein MAELRTPRSLIITLYGAYGRPADGAPFAVSELIRLLHAVGVDAPSVRSCVSRLKRRGLLVAARAGDGSAGYALSPDARQLLDDGDRRIYRHPAPSLADGWVLAVFSVPEAERSKRHVLRSRLARLGFGTAAPGVWIAPGGLYEETRHTLERLELDPYVDLFRGEHLGFAATREAVARWWDLDTVARLHHDFLELHEPVLRDWEASGADGPPRPQTAYRDYLLALDSWRQLPYADPGLPTELLPADWPGSRSAEVFGRLHERLRDAGELFVRG, from the coding sequence GTGGCCGAGCTGCGCACCCCCCGCTCCCTGATCATCACGCTCTACGGCGCCTACGGCCGTCCGGCGGACGGTGCGCCGTTCGCGGTGTCCGAGCTGATCCGCCTGCTGCACGCCGTGGGCGTCGACGCACCCTCCGTCCGCTCGTGCGTCTCGCGGCTGAAGCGGCGCGGGCTGCTGGTGGCCGCGCGGGCGGGCGACGGCTCGGCGGGCTACGCGCTGTCGCCCGACGCCCGGCAGCTGCTGGACGACGGGGACCGGCGGATCTACCGGCACCCCGCGCCGAGCCTGGCCGACGGCTGGGTGCTCGCGGTGTTCTCCGTGCCCGAGGCGGAACGCAGCAAGCGCCATGTGCTGCGCTCCCGGCTGGCCCGGCTCGGCTTCGGCACGGCCGCGCCCGGAGTGTGGATCGCTCCCGGCGGGCTGTACGAGGAGACCCGGCACACCCTGGAGCGGCTCGAACTCGACCCGTACGTCGATCTGTTCCGGGGTGAGCACCTGGGCTTCGCGGCCACCCGCGAGGCGGTCGCCCGGTGGTGGGACCTGGACACGGTGGCGCGGCTGCACCACGACTTCCTGGAGCTGCACGAGCCGGTGCTGCGGGACTGGGAGGCGTCCGGGGCCGACGGCCCGCCCCGCCCGCAGACCGCCTACCGGGACTATCTGCTGGCGCTGGACTCCTGGCGGCAACTTCCCTACGCGGACCCGGGTCTGCCCACCGAGCTGCTGCCCGCCGACTGGCCGGGCAGCCGGTCGGCGGAGGTGTTCGGCCGACTGCACGAGCGGCTGCGGGACGCCGGAGAGCTGTTCGTCCGGGGGTGA
- a CDS encoding acyl-CoA dehydrogenase family protein, giving the protein MTAFSLEPEQTAWCEELRTLAAQELRPLAEKGEPGRVNRPLLAALGERGLLGRMLGSGALDLCLLRESLARGCTEAETALALQGLGTTPVVQAGTPAHRERWLPEVRAGRAVAAFALSEPGAGSDAAALGLTAEPTPAGWALSGEKCWISNAPEADFAVVFARTTPGAGSRGITAFLVPSDRPGLTGSALDMLSPHPIGTLEFDGVPVTADDVLGEPDRGFRVAMNTLNLFRPSVGAFAVGMARAALDATLDHTAHRTAFGGPLSDLQAVSHQVAEMATRTEAARLLVYAAAAAYDAGEGGVPRRAAMAKLYATETAQYVVDAAVQLHGARALRRGHLLEHLYREVRAPRIYEGASEVQRTIIAKELYAHAAERPEPSPAPGVAVPPSSVPSSPAPESAVPSPPSLSSPVPSTPDPESAARQSSEPSFQEPPA; this is encoded by the coding sequence ATGACGGCATTCTCCCTCGAACCGGAACAGACCGCCTGGTGCGAGGAGCTCCGCACGCTCGCCGCACAGGAACTGCGCCCGCTGGCGGAGAAGGGGGAGCCCGGACGGGTCAACCGTCCCCTGCTGGCCGCCCTCGGCGAGCGGGGCCTCCTCGGCCGGATGCTGGGCTCCGGCGCGCTGGACCTGTGCCTGCTGCGGGAGTCGCTGGCCCGGGGCTGCACCGAGGCCGAGACCGCGCTCGCCCTCCAGGGCCTCGGCACCACCCCCGTCGTCCAGGCGGGCACCCCCGCCCACCGCGAACGCTGGCTCCCCGAGGTCCGGGCCGGGCGCGCCGTCGCCGCGTTCGCGCTGAGCGAGCCGGGCGCGGGCTCCGACGCCGCGGCCCTCGGCCTGACCGCCGAGCCCACCCCGGCGGGCTGGGCGCTGAGCGGCGAGAAGTGCTGGATCTCCAACGCCCCCGAGGCCGACTTCGCCGTGGTCTTCGCCCGGACCACCCCCGGCGCCGGGTCCCGGGGCATCACCGCGTTCCTCGTCCCGTCCGACCGCCCCGGGCTCACCGGCTCCGCCCTCGACATGCTCTCCCCGCACCCGATCGGCACCCTGGAGTTCGACGGCGTACCGGTCACCGCCGACGACGTCCTCGGCGAACCCGACCGCGGCTTCCGGGTCGCCATGAACACCCTCAACCTCTTCCGGCCCAGCGTCGGGGCCTTCGCCGTCGGGATGGCCCGCGCCGCCCTCGACGCGACCCTGGACCACACCGCCCACCGCACCGCCTTCGGCGGCCCGCTGAGCGACCTCCAGGCCGTCTCGCACCAGGTCGCGGAGATGGCCACCCGCACCGAGGCCGCCCGGCTGCTGGTGTACGCGGCGGCAGCGGCGTACGACGCGGGGGAGGGCGGGGTGCCGCGCCGCGCCGCGATGGCCAAGCTGTACGCCACCGAGACCGCCCAGTACGTCGTCGACGCCGCCGTCCAGCTGCACGGCGCCCGCGCCCTGCGCCGGGGCCATCTCCTCGAACACCTCTACCGCGAGGTCCGCGCGCCGCGCATCTACGAGGGCGCGAGCGAGGTGCAGCGCACCATCATCGCCAAGGAGCTGTACGCGCACGCCGCCGAGCGCCCCGAACCGTCCCCCGCCCCGGGGGTCGCCGTTCCGCCGTCCTCCGTTCCGTCGTCCCCCGCTCCGGAATCCGCCGTCCCGTCGCCCCCTTCCCTCTCGTCCCCCGTTCCGTCGACCCCCGACCCGGAATCCGCCGCCCGGCAGTCGTCCGAGCCCTCGTTCCAGGAGCCGCCCGCATGA